The following are from one region of the Gloeomargarita lithophora Alchichica-D10 genome:
- a CDS encoding extracellular solute-binding protein yields the protein MATVLVTAGTIGRGGGALAGCAAWNPADPLRIHVLKNSLPPLWLRRFRRRHALELQSHPQLPDLYEQLTQPIPPNLVSLGLAWLDMARQAKHLTPLDPTRLTRWAALPPVWRALIQPQGQLWWVPYRWGTTVLAYRRDKLDWQPQDWGDLWRPDLRQRVSGIAQFREWLAISFRRLGLSINTPPPWPTDDLKAQLQTLHQQMLLYSDKHYIQPLILGDALLAVGWSSDLLPVAQRYPQIQVVVPPGGGAIWADGWVLPSGQSLSAGLQDWLNFGWEPAQTASLTAQGIAWSPFAPELADYEFFLPMDTATEAAYQSLRRWWAVLPPVGR from the coding sequence GTGGCAACGGTCTTGGTCACGGCGGGCACTATTGGCCGGGGGGGGGGTGCCCTCGCCGGTTGTGCCGCCTGGAATCCCGCCGATCCTTTGCGGATTCATGTGCTGAAAAATTCCCTGCCGCCTTTGTGGTTGCGCCGGTTTCGCCGCCGCCATGCCCTCGAACTCCAGAGTCACCCCCAACTCCCTGACCTGTATGAACAGTTAACCCAGCCGATTCCCCCCAACCTCGTTAGCCTGGGATTGGCCTGGTTGGATATGGCTCGCCAAGCCAAACACTTGACTCCCCTCGACCCCACCCGGCTCACCCGCTGGGCGGCATTGCCCCCGGTGTGGCGTGCCCTGATCCAGCCCCAGGGACAACTGTGGTGGGTGCCCTATCGCTGGGGGACAACGGTGCTGGCCTACCGCCGGGATAAGTTGGACTGGCAACCCCAGGACTGGGGGGATTTGTGGCGGCCTGACCTGCGCCAGCGGGTGAGTGGGATTGCCCAGTTTCGGGAATGGTTAGCGATTAGTTTCCGCCGTCTGGGTTTATCTATCAATACGCCACCGCCTTGGCCTACAGACGACCTCAAAGCCCAACTGCAAACCCTGCACCAGCAGATGCTTTTGTATAGTGATAAGCATTACATTCAGCCCTTGATTTTAGGGGATGCGCTACTGGCGGTGGGCTGGTCGAGTGACCTGCTACCGGTTGCCCAGCGTTACCCGCAGATTCAGGTGGTGGTGCCGCCGGGTGGGGGGGCGATTTGGGCGGATGGGTGGGTGCTTCCCTCTGGGCAATCCCTATCGGCTGGACTCCAGGATTGGTTAAATTTTGGCTGGGAACCGGCACAGACGGCCAGTTTAACCGCCCAGGGGATCGCTTGGTCGCCCTTTGCCCCGGAGTTGGCGGATTATGAGTTTTTCTTGCCGATGGATACGGCGACCGAGGCGGCGTATCAATCCCTGCGCCGGTGGTGGGCGGTGTTACCTCCGGTTGGGCGTTGA
- a CDS encoding NAD(P)H-hydrate dehydratase yields the protein MIKNMTKTGSPFDPESILVTAAQMRCIEQELFAQGLPVAALMEKVAGKIAHRLIELIPQGQKIGLLVGPGHNGADTLVVARELWQKGYGTTIYHPFQHAKPLTLAHKNYAHYLGIPFCENLPESNPCDVWIDGLFGLGLERELSPELADLIHTINTWHSTVISIDLPSGLHTDTGQPQPIAIRAHRTLCLGLWKLGLWQDVAQDYVGILERVDFDIPAQAITQGIHTSPPMTRLTSRAMLRALPIPRPPVIHKYQCGHLLLVCGSQTYPGAAVLAALGARASGVGMLTIAVPESLKNTITLAVPEAVILPCPETDAGTIAALPVALTGYDFIAIGPGLTRSAQGIVQTVFSTNLPILCDADALNILAPWSGQRPGFTVLTPHEGEWQRLFPQLDLTQRVQAAQQAAQIAHAVVVLKGARTIIALPDGALAVNPASTPGLARGGSGDVLTGLLGGLLAQGVKQNRDLTALVQAGVWWHAQTGLWLAKQYGELSVHPQQLTNDLATVLGQLIQAVAPGKK from the coding sequence ATGATTAAAAATATGACTAAAACCGGTTCACCTTTTGACCCAGAATCCATTCTGGTGACAGCGGCCCAAATGCGCTGTATCGAACAGGAATTGTTCGCCCAAGGATTGCCCGTCGCCGCCCTCATGGAAAAAGTAGCGGGTAAGATCGCCCACCGTTTAATCGAATTGATCCCCCAGGGGCAAAAAATTGGTCTGCTGGTCGGGCCAGGGCACAATGGAGCTGATACCTTAGTGGTGGCACGGGAATTGTGGCAAAAAGGTTATGGAACAACCATTTATCATCCCTTTCAACACGCAAAACCATTAACCCTCGCCCATAAAAACTATGCCCATTATTTAGGGATTCCTTTTTGCGAAAACCTACCAGAATCTAACCCCTGTGATGTGTGGATTGATGGCCTGTTTGGGTTGGGTTTAGAACGGGAATTATCCCCAGAATTAGCTGATTTAATTCATACCATCAACACCTGGCATTCCACAGTAATTAGTATTGATTTGCCTTCGGGACTACATACGGATACGGGGCAACCCCAGCCTATCGCCATTCGCGCCCATCGAACCCTTTGTTTGGGACTCTGGAAATTGGGATTGTGGCAAGATGTGGCGCAGGATTATGTGGGTATTTTAGAACGGGTTGATTTTGATATTCCTGCCCAGGCCATCACCCAAGGAATCCACACCTCGCCCCCCATGACTCGGTTGACTTCCAGAGCCATGCTACGGGCATTACCCATCCCCCGCCCCCCCGTGATTCACAAGTACCAATGCGGCCATCTGCTATTGGTTTGCGGTTCCCAAACCTACCCCGGCGCAGCGGTCTTGGCGGCGTTGGGGGCACGAGCCAGTGGGGTGGGAATGCTGACAATCGCAGTACCAGAATCCCTAAAAAATACAATTACATTGGCAGTCCCGGAAGCGGTGATCCTCCCCTGTCCAGAAACGGATGCAGGTACAATAGCCGCATTACCCGTGGCCTTAACTGGCTATGATTTTATTGCCATTGGGCCGGGGTTGACCCGCTCTGCCCAAGGTATTGTCCAAACCGTATTTTCAACTAATCTACCGATACTTTGTGATGCAGATGCACTAAATATACTTGCCCCTTGGTCGGGTCAACGCCCTGGGTTTACTGTCCTCACCCCCCACGAGGGTGAATGGCAACGGTTATTCCCCCAGCTTGATTTAACCCAGCGGGTGCAGGCGGCACAGCAGGCGGCGCAGATAGCTCATGCGGTTGTGGTACTCAAGGGTGCCCGGACAATTATTGCCCTACCCGATGGAGCTTTGGCGGTCAACCCCGCAAGTACGCCCGGTTTGGCGCGGGGGGGCAGTGGCGATGTTTTGACCGGGTTGTTGGGCGGGTTACTGGCGCAGGGGGTAAAACAAAATCGGGATTTAACGGCACTGGTGCAGGCCGGGGTATGGTGGCACGCCCAGACGGGGTTATGGTTAGCAAAACAGTACGGCGAACTCAGCGTTCACCCCCAACAATTAACTAATGATT
- a CDS encoding peroxiredoxin: protein MQRRTLLGGLAVSLGGYLAWGEPAWALGGTLPELDQPAPTFALPSLEHRQVNLADYRGQWVVLYFYPKDFTSGCTLEARRFQQDLAQYQERGVQIVGVSADSVDSHAEFCDSEGLKFPLLADTDGAVSRAYGSWLGFISLRHTFIIDPEGVVRARFVKVNPAVHSREVLAKLDELRLG, encoded by the coding sequence ATGCAACGGCGGACATTGCTGGGGGGATTGGCGGTTTCGCTGGGGGGCTATCTGGCCTGGGGAGAACCGGCTTGGGCGTTGGGGGGGACGTTGCCGGAGCTTGACCAACCCGCACCGACGTTTGCTTTGCCCAGTTTGGAGCATCGGCAGGTCAACCTGGCGGATTACCGGGGTCAATGGGTGGTGTTGTACTTTTATCCGAAGGATTTTACTTCGGGTTGTACGTTGGAAGCCCGCCGGTTTCAGCAGGATTTGGCTCAGTACCAGGAACGGGGGGTGCAGATTGTGGGGGTGAGTGCGGATTCGGTGGACTCCCATGCGGAATTTTGTGACAGTGAGGGGCTGAAATTTCCCCTGTTGGCGGATACGGATGGGGCGGTGAGTCGCGCCTATGGGTCTTGGCTGGGGTTTATTTCCCTGCGGCACACGTTTATTATTGACCCGGAGGGGGTGGTGCGGGCGCGGTTTGTTAAGGTGAATCCGGCGGTGCATAGCCGGGAAGTGTTGGCGAAGTTGGACGAATTGCGTCTGGGGTAA
- the rbfA gene encoding 30S ribosome-binding factor RbfA produces the protein MATSRRVERVAELIKREISQLLLSGIKDDRVGQGLVSVTAVEVSGDLQHAQVYVSIYGSPEVRAQTMAGLASATGYVRAVLGQRMRLRHTPEVVFREDTSLERGSRVIALLNQIRQNHPAEEGESN, from the coding sequence ATGGCTACCAGTCGCCGGGTCGAACGGGTTGCAGAACTGATTAAACGGGAAATCAGCCAACTCCTGCTCAGTGGCATCAAGGATGACCGGGTCGGGCAGGGTCTCGTCAGCGTCACCGCCGTGGAAGTCTCCGGGGATTTGCAACACGCCCAGGTCTATGTCAGTATTTACGGTTCCCCGGAGGTGCGGGCACAAACCATGGCGGGACTAGCATCCGCCACCGGCTATGTGCGGGCGGTGCTGGGGCAACGGATGCGCCTGCGCCATACCCCGGAGGTGGTCTTTCGGGAGGATACCTCCCTGGAGCGAGGCAGTCGGGTGATCGCCCTGTTGAACCAAATCCGGCAGAATCACCCCGCCGAAGAGGGGGAGTCCAATTAA
- the gltS gene encoding sodium/glutamate symporter, producing the protein MNVFTADTRQTIIVAILVLYLGKYLTYRIRFLQAFNIPDAVSGGILASILFGLIYILFQWQVAFSLNIRDAFLIIFFTTIGLSSRVETLLRGGRPLLILLVTAVMYLFIQNLTGLAMASWLGLPKILGLIAGSISLSGGHGTVIAWAPILQQDYGIANAPELGIASATFGLILGGLVGGPTAKFLILKHGLQTEHGGEDLTIGIRHHQAGVKIDYGTMLNSLLVLGITIGLGLKLNEIIADLGLRLPDFVACLLAGIIFTNTVPWLFQRFAWPAGTPSLALISDLSLGLFLAMSLMSLQLWTLAGMGVSMGLVLAAQLAVSIAYTVGFVFPIMGRNYDAAVIAAGYSGLTLGATPTAIANMNAVTQEFGASPQAFIILPLVGAFFIDISNALVIQRFLHLIG; encoded by the coding sequence ATGAATGTTTTTACCGCTGATACTCGCCAAACCATTATTGTTGCGATTCTGGTGCTGTACCTGGGTAAATATCTCACCTACCGCATCCGATTTTTGCAAGCCTTTAATATTCCTGATGCGGTTTCCGGGGGGATTTTGGCTTCGATATTGTTTGGCTTGATTTATATTTTATTCCAATGGCAGGTCGCCTTTAGTTTAAATATTCGCGATGCCTTTCTGATTATTTTTTTCACCACCATTGGGCTATCTTCGCGGGTGGAAACCCTACTCCGGGGGGGGCGACCGCTGCTGATTCTTTTGGTGACGGCAGTGATGTATTTATTCATCCAGAATTTAACCGGATTGGCGATGGCGAGTTGGTTGGGATTGCCCAAAATTCTGGGATTGATTGCCGGTTCAATTTCCTTGAGTGGCGGGCATGGGACGGTGATTGCTTGGGCACCGATTTTACAACAGGATTATGGGATTGCTAACGCTCCAGAATTGGGGATTGCCAGTGCCACCTTTGGTTTGATTTTAGGGGGATTGGTTGGCGGCCCAACGGCCAAGTTTTTAATTCTCAAACATGGACTCCAAACCGAACATGGTGGGGAAGACCTCACTATTGGTATTCGCCATCATCAGGCGGGGGTAAAAATTGATTATGGTACGATGCTCAATTCCCTATTGGTGCTGGGCATAACCATTGGTTTGGGGCTGAAATTGAATGAAATTATTGCGGATTTAGGACTTCGCCTGCCGGATTTTGTGGCCTGTTTATTGGCGGGGATTATATTTACAAATACCGTTCCTTGGCTGTTTCAACGATTTGCTTGGCCTGCGGGTACGCCTTCTTTGGCCTTAATTTCTGACCTGAGTTTGGGGCTATTTTTGGCGATGTCGTTGATGAGTTTACAGTTGTGGACGTTGGCGGGGATGGGGGTGTCTATGGGGTTGGTGCTAGCGGCGCAATTAGCGGTGAGTATTGCCTACACGGTGGGGTTTGTTTTTCCTATCATGGGGCGCAATTATGATGCCGCTGTGATTGCGGCGGGTTATTCGGGATTGACCTTGGGGGCAACCCCTACGGCGATTGCCAATATGAATGCGGTGACCCAGGAGTTTGGAGCTTCCCCGCAGGCGTTTATTATCTTGCCCTTGGTGGGGGCGTTTTTTATTGATATTAGTAATGCTTTGGTGATTCAACGGTTCTTGCATTTGATTGGCTGA
- a CDS encoding pyridoxal phosphate-dependent aminotransferase, translating into MLSERILQIQPSATLEITARAQAMRAAGLDVCSFAAGEPDFDTPAFIREAVKTALDQGKTRYGPAAGEPVLRKAIAQKLHQDNGLTYEPEQVFVTNGCKQALYNLVQVMIQPGDEVLIPAPYWVSYPEMVRLAGGVPVLVTTSRETDYKITPTQLAQAVTPRTRLLMLNSPNNPTGVVYCREELLALAQEILRHDLWVIADEIYEKLVYDGMEHISIAALGREIYDRTLVCNGFAKAYAMTGWRVGYGAGPQAIITAAANLQGHSTSNVCTFAQHGALAALQGPQEELHRMRQVFSERRRVMVDWLQTMPGLGLVPPAGAFYIWVDMRATGLTSTQFCQQVLEQYQVALVPGRAFGDDQHVRLSYATDLATIEKGMARLAAYVGNLAPLSVGEGKR; encoded by the coding sequence GTGTTATCCGAACGTATTTTGCAGATACAACCCTCGGCCACGTTAGAAATTACCGCCCGGGCGCAGGCGATGCGTGCCGCTGGGTTAGATGTGTGCAGTTTTGCCGCAGGCGAACCGGATTTTGATACCCCGGCCTTCATCCGAGAGGCGGTCAAAACCGCTTTGGATCAGGGGAAAACCCGCTATGGCCCGGCGGCGGGCGAGCCGGTTTTGCGCAAAGCGATTGCCCAAAAACTCCACCAGGATAATGGTCTGACCTACGAGCCAGAGCAGGTTTTTGTCACCAATGGGTGTAAACAAGCCCTATACAATCTGGTTCAAGTCATGATTCAACCGGGGGATGAGGTGCTGATTCCCGCCCCCTACTGGGTGAGTTATCCAGAAATGGTGCGTTTGGCCGGGGGGGTGCCGGTTTTGGTTACTACTAGCCGGGAAACGGACTATAAAATTACCCCCACCCAGTTGGCGCAGGCGGTCACCCCCCGCACCCGGTTGCTGATGCTCAACTCCCCCAACAATCCCACCGGGGTCGTGTATTGCCGGGAAGAACTGCTGGCCCTCGCCCAGGAAATTCTGCGGCATGACCTGTGGGTAATTGCGGATGAAATTTACGAAAAACTGGTCTATGACGGGATGGAACACATCAGTATTGCCGCCCTGGGCAGGGAAATTTATGACCGTACCCTGGTGTGCAATGGTTTTGCCAAAGCCTACGCCATGACCGGTTGGCGGGTGGGGTACGGGGCCGGCCCCCAGGCGATCATCACTGCCGCCGCCAATCTCCAGGGGCACAGTACCTCCAATGTTTGTACATTTGCCCAGCACGGGGCATTGGCCGCACTCCAAGGCCCCCAGGAGGAATTGCACCGGATGCGGCAGGTTTTCAGCGAACGGCGGCGGGTGATGGTGGATTGGTTGCAGACCATGCCGGGGTTGGGATTGGTGCCACCGGCGGGGGCATTTTATATCTGGGTGGATATGCGGGCGACCGGGTTGACTTCAACGCAATTTTGCCAGCAGGTGTTGGAACAATACCAGGTGGCGTTGGTGCCGGGGCGGGCGTTTGGGGATGACCAGCACGTGCGGCTGTCCTACGCTACCGATTTGGCCACCATTGAAAAGGGTATGGCTCGTTTGGCGGCATACGTGGGGAATTTAGCACCGCTGTCGGTGGGGGAAGGGAAGCGGTAA
- the psb29 gene encoding photosystem II biogenesis protein Psp29 produces MPPVPTVADTKRAFYQHHPRPIHSVYQRVMEEMLVEMHLLQVNAGFRYHPLYALGVVTSFDTLMAYYTPVAHRDSIFQALCRALGHDPEVFRSDAQRWQTLAQGDSGTALRTWFSQPEATLSAHDPLQIELQSWLTPPVPKYSRLVGIGLLTLVQRVFPDGEEQWPTAVQTLTHTLNLNGEKVERDLDLYRSTLERLTQAQAMLADILKGGKAKQPTSALPEVPAS; encoded by the coding sequence GTGCCCCCTGTTCCCACCGTTGCTGATACCAAACGAGCTTTTTATCAACACCATCCCCGCCCTATCCATTCGGTGTACCAACGGGTGATGGAGGAAATGTTGGTGGAAATGCACCTCCTGCAAGTCAATGCCGGGTTTCGCTATCACCCCTTGTACGCCCTGGGCGTGGTGACCAGTTTTGATACTTTGATGGCGTACTACACCCCGGTGGCGCATCGGGATTCAATTTTTCAAGCCCTGTGTCGGGCATTGGGTCACGACCCGGAGGTATTTCGCTCGGATGCCCAGCGGTGGCAAACCCTCGCCCAGGGGGACAGCGGCACCGCCTTACGGACGTGGTTCAGCCAGCCGGAGGCCACCCTATCCGCCCATGACCCCCTGCAAATCGAACTGCAAAGCTGGTTGACTCCACCCGTGCCCAAGTACAGCCGTTTGGTGGGGATTGGGCTGTTGACCTTGGTGCAAAGGGTATTTCCCGATGGGGAGGAACAGTGGCCGACGGCGGTGCAAACCCTGACGCATACCTTGAACTTGAATGGGGAAAAAGTCGAGCGGGATTTAGACCTATACCGCAGTACCTTAGAACGGCTCACCCAGGCGCAGGCGATGCTGGCGGACATTCTCAAGGGCGGCAAGGCCAAACAACCCACCTCAGCCCTACCGGAAGTCCCCGCTTCTTGA
- the dprA gene encoding DNA-processing protein DprA: MPEAAYWLAWTQVPGIGAVLAQRLWQHFGTLERAWLAPGDELLSVPGLGMQLVTGILSTRPTLDPQNLYYQWIAKNSHFWTPGDADYPQLLREIPDPPPLLYYAGHPQPAELTGKVPMIGVVGTREPSPYGRKWTEKLVQGLVSQGWAVVSGLAAGIDTAAHRACLQAGGRTWAVLGTGVDQVYPPGNRPLHQEIGDQGVLLSEYAAGTGPDRIHFPRRNRIIVGLCRAILITEAPLRSGALITAEFACQYNRDVYVLPGSLDNAASLGCLHLVNQGAQLILGVEHLLELLGSTPALAVALPVVPPELAGIFDLITTEPMTFDAIVTASGQPTNQVANALLELELSGHITQLPGLRYQR; the protein is encoded by the coding sequence ATGCCGGAAGCCGCCTATTGGTTGGCCTGGACGCAGGTTCCTGGGATCGGAGCGGTTTTGGCGCAACGGTTGTGGCAGCATTTTGGCACGCTGGAGCGGGCGTGGCTGGCACCGGGGGATGAGTTGCTGTCGGTGCCGGGGCTGGGTATGCAGTTGGTGACGGGGATTTTGTCCACCCGTCCCACGCTTGATCCGCAAAATTTGTATTATCAATGGATTGCCAAAAATTCCCATTTCTGGACACCGGGGGATGCGGATTACCCCCAATTGTTGCGGGAAATTCCTGACCCGCCGCCGCTTTTGTACTATGCGGGGCATCCCCAGCCAGCGGAATTGACGGGTAAGGTGCCGATGATCGGGGTGGTGGGCACCCGCGAGCCTTCTCCCTATGGCCGCAAGTGGACGGAAAAGTTGGTGCAGGGGTTGGTGTCCCAGGGGTGGGCGGTGGTTTCGGGTTTGGCGGCGGGGATTGATACGGCGGCGCATCGGGCCTGTTTGCAGGCGGGGGGACGCACCTGGGCGGTGTTGGGAACGGGGGTGGATCAGGTGTACCCACCGGGAAATCGCCCCTTGCATCAGGAGATTGGCGATCAGGGGGTGTTGCTCAGCGAATATGCCGCTGGCACCGGGCCAGACCGGATACATTTCCCCCGCCGAAATCGGATTATTGTCGGTTTGTGTCGGGCGATTCTGATTACGGAGGCACCCCTGCGCTCCGGGGCGTTGATCACGGCGGAATTTGCCTGTCAGTACAATCGGGATGTGTACGTTTTGCCCGGTTCGTTGGATAATGCCGCTTCTTTGGGGTGTTTGCATTTGGTGAATCAAGGGGCGCAGCTCATTTTGGGGGTGGAGCATTTACTCGAATTGCTTGGCTCTACGCCAGCGTTGGCCGTTGCTTTACCGGTAGTCCCCCCGGAATTGGCGGGGATTTTTGATTTAATTACAACGGAACCCATGACCTTTGATGCCATTGTTACCGCCAGTGGTCAACCCACCAATCAGGTGGCCAATGCCCTCTTGGAATTGGAATTGAGCGGTCATATTACCCAACTGCCCGGACTGCGGTATCAGCGTTAG
- a CDS encoding TRAP transporter substrate-binding protein, producing MRRRFGLAGFGVLTVTACSRKQAPAVITQPRVRWRLVTSWPASLDTLFGGVRTLAAQVKQLTDGRFTLTPFAAGEIVPGLQVLDAVRSGTVEAGHTASYYYLGQNPALAFGTGVPFGLTPQQQNAWWYAGGGLAAMQSLYQDFGVITFPAGNTGAQMGGWFRREVPRLSDLKGLKMRLPGLGGKVMAQMGVNVQVLPGSELFLALERGALDAAEWVGPYDDLRLGLPRAARYYYYPGWWEPGPSVELLINLRAWEQLPLSYQKALELAAQASNLALLSQYEGRNQTALQQLKTGGTQLRPYGDDILKTAWQVTQDLLADQSRRSSAFQKIYQPWRQFQKESLTWEKTGSLSTIMGFAQP from the coding sequence ATGCGGCGACGATTTGGGCTGGCTGGTTTCGGGGTATTGACGGTTACCGCCTGTAGTCGCAAACAGGCTCCGGCGGTGATTACCCAGCCCCGGGTGCGGTGGCGGTTGGTCACCAGTTGGCCAGCCTCCTTGGATACCCTGTTTGGCGGCGTGCGTACCTTGGCGGCACAGGTGAAACAACTCACCGATGGCCGGTTTACCCTGACCCCCTTTGCCGCCGGGGAAATTGTGCCGGGTTTGCAGGTGTTGGATGCGGTGCGCTCCGGTACGGTGGAAGCAGGACACACCGCCAGTTACTATTATTTGGGACAAAATCCGGCCTTGGCGTTTGGGACGGGGGTACCCTTCGGCTTGACCCCCCAACAACAAAATGCCTGGTGGTACGCAGGGGGCGGGCTGGCCGCCATGCAGTCGCTATACCAGGATTTTGGCGTGATTACCTTTCCGGCGGGGAATACGGGCGCCCAGATGGGGGGCTGGTTTCGGCGAGAAGTCCCTCGTCTCAGCGACCTGAAGGGCTTGAAAATGCGTCTGCCCGGTTTAGGGGGCAAGGTGATGGCGCAGATGGGGGTCAATGTCCAGGTTTTGCCGGGGAGTGAATTATTTTTGGCCTTGGAACGGGGGGCGTTGGATGCCGCCGAGTGGGTCGGCCCCTACGACGACCTGCGGTTGGGCTTACCTCGGGCGGCGCGTTACTACTACTACCCCGGCTGGTGGGAACCGGGGCCGAGCGTGGAACTGCTGATCAATCTGCGGGCGTGGGAACAGTTGCCCCTGAGTTATCAAAAAGCCCTAGAACTGGCGGCGCAGGCCAGCAATCTGGCACTACTTTCCCAGTACGAAGGCCGCAACCAAACCGCCCTGCAACAACTCAAAACCGGGGGGACACAACTGCGACCCTACGGCGATGACATTCTCAAAACCGCTTGGCAGGTGACCCAAGACCTGTTGGCGGATCAAAGTCGCCGGTCGTCCGCCTTTCAAAAAATCTATCAACCCTGGCGGCAGTTTCAAAAAGAGAGTCTAACCTGGGAAAAGACTGGTTCTCTGAGTACGATTATGGGTTTTGCCCAACCCTAA
- a CDS encoding transglutaminase family protein: MPRFMRYQIRHRLRYTYPEPVQLSPQVLRLHPRCDSTQTVQTYDLTLDPPPQRHYQNLAIDGSTEVQVLFSQPMRHWEIQMTTVVVTHRENPFDFMLAPWAVDLPVNYPQGLAQELRPYWDVPADPTATTWAQELWVATEGQVLTFLNQLNQTIYQECTYLVRPTGAPWPAGITWQRRRGACRDLTVLFMAVCRAVGLAARFVSGYHAGDPDWQHRHLHAWAEVYLPGGGWRGYDPTQGLAVNDRYVALTARPHPQDTLPIMGQILTPGVTSDLAYQIEMQEL; encoded by the coding sequence TTGCCCCGATTCATGCGTTACCAAATTCGCCATCGTTTACGCTATACCTACCCGGAGCCGGTGCAGTTGTCGCCCCAGGTGCTGCGTTTGCACCCCCGATGTGATAGCACCCAAACGGTGCAGACGTATGATTTGACCCTTGACCCGCCACCCCAGCGTCATTACCAAAATCTGGCGATAGATGGCAGTACGGAAGTACAGGTGCTTTTTAGTCAACCCATGCGCCACTGGGAAATTCAGATGACAACGGTGGTGGTTACCCACCGGGAAAACCCCTTTGATTTTATGTTGGCTCCCTGGGCGGTGGATTTACCGGTGAATTATCCCCAGGGTTTGGCTCAGGAATTGCGCCCCTATTGGGATGTTCCCGCTGACCCAACGGCCACGACTTGGGCGCAGGAATTGTGGGTGGCGACAGAGGGGCAGGTGTTGACTTTTCTTAACCAATTGAACCAGACGATTTACCAGGAATGTACTTACCTGGTTCGTCCTACGGGGGCACCCTGGCCTGCGGGCATCACCTGGCAAAGGCGGCGGGGTGCCTGTCGGGATTTGACGGTTTTATTTATGGCGGTTTGTCGGGCGGTGGGGCTGGCGGCTCGGTTTGTGAGTGGTTATCATGCGGGTGACCCGGATTGGCAACACCGGCACCTGCACGCCTGGGCGGAGGTTTATCTGCCGGGGGGCGGTTGGCGGGGCTATGACCCGACCCAGGGGTTGGCGGTGAATGATCGGTATGTGGCCTTGACTGCCCGACCCCATCCCCAGGACACCCTACCTATCATGGGACAAATTCTCACGCCGGGGGTGACCAGCGATTTGGCTTATCAGATTGAAATGCAGGAGTTGTAG